The sequence below is a genomic window from Lagopus muta isolate bLagMut1 chromosome 9, bLagMut1 primary, whole genome shotgun sequence.
GATTATGAAGTTCCCCAGGTAGGAATCAAATCATCCTTTAGTAGAATatcacagctgtgaaggaaggaatttggaaactggaaaaaaagagagtcCTTTCCGAGTGGACTGTATAGACGTTTAAAAACTGAGTGGgagctggaaacaaaaaatagatgTGACTACAAGAAATTAAGCATCTAAAGGAAGAGGACAAAGATAAGAGATCCCTCTAGATCCTGCAGATGTCTGGTTTGCAGCTGATAATGCTACAAGACATTAACAGCTGatagggaaaggagaaagatgcAATACTGTTTCCATACACATAGCTGCATCAGggcacagctcctccagcctcctGTTCAAGTGAAGTCTTGCTGCCTCCTGTTTTTATGCCCAATCCATCTTGTCCCACACAGCCAAATCAAAAAAGAGCTGACAGTAGGACTTGAAGATCCTGGAGACTTCCCTAAGCCTCACTGTTACAGTGGAAAATATCAAGATACATTGACTATATCAGAGCTCATTTAACTTCTgtcaatgtaaaaaaaataataataataaatgcattaattaaaatttaaaggaGCTGAAAGTTCTCATTCTAGCTCTTGCTATTGCCAGTGAAATTCTCCATATCTGAAATTGCAGGCCAGAAATTCCTCCTACAGGCACCATGAAGAAATgattacatttctttaaaagcatttcaacaCACGATTTCCAGAGGCTTAACTCATTATAAGTCTTCcactcttttccatttttaacatgctttttttttttttttttttaaaaacatgcctacatgaagaaaaagagtgaaCAGTTCTTGGATAGTTTAGGTTGGGTTCTGATTTCATTAGTCTAAGTATGAATTGggaataatttcattaaaattgtaGAGATGTCCTGGAGTATAAAATTGTCTCAGCAAACTTTAAAGCAGTAGGTAAATGCAGTTttgtctgcaggaaaaaaaagcaaaatttaagaCTAAcctaaatttgtttttgttttttttaaatgagtagAGGTTTTGTATTGAGGTGGGGTGAGATTTATTGGCTAGACAAGCAAATGCTGTGTTGATCCTTGTTATTTGCTCAGCTCTCCAGAGAATTTCATTTGTAAAGAGAGCTGCATCATTTTCATGGGGTTTCTTGAGTTAAGGCATGAAATTACAACCCGCAAAAAATTGGTTTTGCTTGACAGTGCATCCCATAGCACAAACATAGTGTCATGCAAGGATATTAACAACTTAGCTTTGTGGTCATATAAACATCCAGCACTCCTGATATCCATAAAACAAGgataacaaattattttccctcAATTTCTTTTCCCACCTTCCTCCTTAATTGTACACCTTCACtgacaaagattttttttatgtaaagGTTCAACACGGTGCTTTCAATTGGAGGTTATGCTGGTCTAAAGTAATAGGGTTTGGGGCAAATAAAGAAcaagagggagaggaaaataaattgctgtttttaaatagtTCCTAAGGATACCTGAAGGTGACCTGCTCCTTATTTCACCAGCCAGTACGAACAAGGCTGCCTTGAGaacaagcaaagcagcagaaattatCCTGAAAAGCAATTCATGCCTACAAACAATTCCCTCCAGAGAGAGGTAATAGTAGGTGGTGTGAGGGCTGTAGTAATGGTGTGCCGGTAGCCAACTCCAACATAGCTAAAAGCAAGACTGTCATTAAAATAAGAGgctgattgaaaaaaaaacttggtgATATCAACAAAATAAGGGCACTCCTGTGATACAGCTGGGTTCTGTACTAAAATGCTTGTGTAACAGAAGATGCCAATCCAAATGGTCTTATTTTGGCATATATGTAACTGCACACTGTGTTAGAATCTAAATGACAAATCGGATTGCATCTTTGCAACAGAACATTCCTGAGATTTTTCTAGAGGAAAGCATAAAGCAagttctattttttaattaaataactCTTTGAGATTCTTTTCCCCTCTAGTGTCCTTGGCAAGCAGATGTCTGCTTGGTTCAGTGTGCAAAGGGAGACAGGAAGAACAGTGCAAGCTGCATCATCTTCGAAATAAACAAGTTTCTGATTGGGCTTGAGCTTGTTCAGGAGAGACAGCTGCAGATAGAAGCTCATGTCTCAAAGCCTGAGGACGACACAAACTGCTCAGTGTCCTCAATAGAAGAAGATTTCCTCACAGCATCTGAGCATCTCGAGGAGGAAAACGAGGCTGATGAATATAAAACTGGTAAAAGCAATGAGGCCGAGTGTAATTCTGCTATTGTTCATTGGCAGAACAGCCATGGCAATTGTTACAGAAATTGCACTTCATGTTAATTTATGCATGTATTTATATGTAATTTAGAAAAAGGATAGCCATTCATACTTTTAAATTGTAGTTCAGACAGAAGGATAATTGTTTGTATAGCAATTTTACAGAGCAGTAATGTATTAGTTACgcagctatttttgttttaaagatacAGGGTACTCTGCAAAGACTAACatcttacttttctttcagcagcccatgaaaaaataagtgtttcagaagcatcttctgatgtcagaaaaaataaaggaaaaggatttgaaAGTCTCCACTGCAGAAAAGCCAGGTTGCCATTAATTCTTGAGGGGAATTGCATTAATGAAGATAATACAGCTAGTAAAGTCTCTGAAGCCGTACATATTGTGGCAGAAGATGGCACCTCACAACCTGAAGATAAGCCAGAGCAGGACATCCTGTGTCAAAAGGAATTAGTGGGAAGAGCTACATCATCTCTCAGTACTGAGGATTCCTGCTCAGTGAGTGTATTAGATGCATCTTTAACCAAAATGGCTAAAGAAGAGCTGGGGCCTCTTTATGACTCTACAGCAAAACCCAACAGTAAGGCAGAGGTAGAGGATTGTGCAGGTGTTAGGAAAAGCGACCCTCCCTTGCAAAACAAGCAAGCAGCTACAGGTCAGTATGCTACAAATTTAGCAGAATCTGTTCTGCAAGATGCATTCATTAGACTATCACAGTCTCAACCCACTTTCAGTGAGGAGGCTGCAGTCAGCATCTCCGTAGGAAGCTCCTGCAAGTCAAAAGATGCATCTGCTTCTCGATCATGGAATGAACTTCCAAAGATTGTCATAGTGCAGAGTCCAGACAGCAGTGAGAATGTGCCAGAGTGGCCAGGGTCTGCCTTCCCAAACCTGTGCCACTGGACTGAAACAGAAAGCTCTGAAGTTTCAGATTACTTCGAAGACGACCATTCAAACAGACACAGCCAGAGTGCACTGGAGATGGCTCTGGCTTGTGCAGCAACTGTCATTGGAACCATTTCAAGTccacaggcagcagaaaaaTTCAGAAGGGATCAAGAAGCTGCAGACTCTAAAAGCGAAACAGGTGATAATGAAGATCTACACACAGATTCTTCACAGCTACTTGAAGACTGCACTAGCACAGAATATTCATTTCCATCTGCACTGTGTGGCATGACTCAAGTAGCAAGTGCTGTAGCAGTCTGTGGTCTgggagaaacaaaggaagagaagtACCCTGCAACTTCGAGtgggctgctgtctgcagctcagACTTCTGCAGCCATTACTCTTCATTGTAGCATAGCTGTAGGAAGCAGCATGGAAAAGCTGAATGATAGCATTGCAGAGGCCCTTCTCAAAGAGGCATCAATAATTTTGACAAAACCCAATACATACAAAAATGTAGGGCATTTTATGGAATCCATAAATGGAAGAATTattgaaacagcagcaaggcCACGGATTCCACACTCCGATGAAGTAATCAGAGATGAACTGGCACAAAATTTATCCAATATTATTCTACGACATTCTATTGAAGaggtcagaaagaaaagagagctaCAGTCCCGTTCAGAAAACAGCTCAAGTACACAAGACATTTTCATGGAGACTGCCAATGAGTTGCTTTTTAACGTGATATATTTCACTTGCAAGAAGATAAACGACATAAGACAAGTTGAAGAGtgttctcctctcttttctgaAGGCCTGAAAGGCAAGAAGGTAACCAGAGTAGAAGAATGGCCAACACAGGCAACTGCATGTGAAACATCACACAGACCCCTTGATCATTCTGCTATTAAGCCATTTGGTACATCCTACAATGCTAGCAGAGACACTGAAAATGGTATCAACGTGAAGAAAGTTAGCATGAGAGATGCAAATAGCAATGAAAGTGCCACCCTGAATTCAGAGCTAACAAGTAAAGCTATTGGGCATAATGCACTTGTTGCAAAAACATCTCCCAAGAAAAGATACCTGAAAAGAACCACACGAGACTGTTACAAGTCCCCAAATCAGGGTAACATTCAGAAGAAGAGAGACTACAGATCATTTTCAGACAGAGAAAGTACCTTTGCAAACAGTGAATGCAGGCATGGTGTTCAGGAGCAACTGTCTTCCAGTGTCGCCATGAATGCAGAAAACCAGGCCAAACATAAGTGTGATGCTGTGCTAAGTGATGAAGTCCAAGTTAGCTTGTCTTTGTTAGGAAACCACGTCTTACTTCCTTCTCAACCTGCACTACAAGTGAAAAATACAAGAGACAAATACTGTATAACAGATTTTGCAGAAGAATTGGCAGAAACAGTGGTCTCTATGGCAACAGAAATAGCTGCCATTTGTCTTGAAAATTCAAATGGAAAGCAGCCCTGGTTCTGTGCATGGAAGAGAGGCAATGAATATCTGGTGACCCAGAGTATATCATGCAGAactatgaaaaggaaaaaggaaacccATGCTAATGGCTCAGTTGTTCGGAAGCATAGGGCACCTCGGCTTAGTGAGATCAAAAGAAAGACAGATGAGCATCCCGAGCTGAAGGAAAGGTTGATGAATCGAGTAGTAGATGAATCTATAAACCTGGAGGACACACCAGATTCTGTCAATATCTTTGCAAATGAAGTGGCTGCAAAGATCATGAACCTCACTGAACTCTCCGTGGTTGACAGCATCTGGCAAGGTCCAAACCATCCCAGGAACAGGCTGCACTGTGAAAGATGGAGCCGAGCCAAGGCGTCAAGCTGTGAAAGCATACCAGAGGAGGATACAGATTCCAAGGCCTCTGTCAATACTCTAGGCCTAATGAATGCCTTTGGTCAGCCTGTGAGCCAGACAAGTTCCGTCTCAAAGCAATCTAGCTGTGAAAGCATTACAGATGAGTTTTCAAGATTCATGGTGAaccaaatggaaaatgaaggaagaggCTTTGATTTATTACTAGATTattatgcaggaaaaaatgcaaacaacatCTTGACTTCTGCTTTGCAACAGGTTGCTAAGAAAAACGGTCATCTTAACGTACGACCAAGTTGCCCATCTAAGCAGTCCAGCACAGAAAGCATAACAGAAGAGTTTTACAGGTACAtgctgaaagaaatagaaaaggaaaataaagataatgCATCTTCCCCTCGGAATTCAAAGGACTGGTGTGGCAGTTTGCTACCACCCTCCCTGCGATCACCTTTTTGCTTTAGACAGTCCTCAGTGCCTGATGGCAGATCATCAGGTTCTAGACTGACAGTTAACATCCCAGTCAAAGCAAATTCATTAGATGGATTTGCCCAGCATCACCAGGATTCCTTAAGTGTACAGCCAGTCAGTACAGTGGCTTCTTCAGGTCTTTGCAAGTCTGACTCATGCCTGTACCAAAGATGCAAGACTGACCAGATAACAGATATGTTGATTCATGAGACGTGGGCAAGCTCTATTGAATCTCTAATGcgcaaaaacaaaatcataacAGATGAGGCAGAGGTTGCAGAGGCAGATCATTTTCACAGCGATTCCCCACCACATGTGCAACAGTATGCGAACAGACTGGCTGCAAATATTGTTGAAAGTGGTAAAAATTTAATTGTTGTCCAGCAGGATGCCTTTGATTCTGCAAGCCAAGAACACATGCTGGAAAGCAAACATCCCCAGAGTGCAACTCGGATTCAAGTAGAACCCAAAAGGGATGAAATAAATTTGGATGAGCAGAAGGAGCACGTGAAGAACCCTGAATGCCTCCCTGCAGGTCAGCACAGGGAAGTGCCTTTAATTCAAATAGAAACTGATCAACGAGATGAGTCAGATAAAGACTCTGAGTCCTTAACTCTACATGAACTTTCTGAAAGGGAGCATCAAGGCAAGGAAAAGCCTCCAGAAGCTTATACTGGGAAGCACATGGTTTCCAGTACCCTACTGAATAGGTAGGTgaccaaacaacaaaacagcacgTTGCTTTGGTGTTTAATTTCCCAGTGAAAATTAGCTTGGTGATGGCAGAAAGTAAGGGAAGAATCACTGTGGAAGAAATAACCAGAGTAGAATATCTCTACATATCCTCAAATTACATAAAAGCACCAAGTGACACATCAGTACTAATTTGTGTAGCAAACATATGCTGAATATAACTGTGTTATGGCTCTGAGGTTCAAAACTAATACTGTATTAATGAGCAAGTTTTCCCTAACAGATACCTAAGTCTTCCTTAAATCAAGACAGGACAGATTTAAAAAGTTGAGCTTTCATTTGACATTTGTTGATATctcaatttaagaaaaaagttaaaaattagGGCAAACGTGGAACAGAAGATAACTGAGTAAGAGGTGAAGATCTCTACTGTGCTTATGTTACTGATGTTTTGTGTTCCTGGAAACACAACCAGACTTCAGAGAACTTGAAGTTCAGCTTTGTGCTTgcagtttggaagaaaaattaaaattctttaacacaggcagaaaaaaaaaaaaataaaattaaaagcaccCTTCAACTACCAGCCTTCAACTTCCTGGCCAGTATTCAAATAAAGggtaaaatttcatttcaggGAGTCCATACCATGGCCTACCACCCTCTTGTTACAGCTGTACTCCTGTTGAAGAATTTACATCTTTGGTTAAGGCAGAAAGAGCACAGTGGAAGTGCAGAAGATTGCTATGGATGTTGTGAGGTTAAGAACAAGACAGTCTCTCAAGACATTACCTATTTTTAACTGTACCTCTTAATCATATTTATTACTTAAACGGTAACTAAGCTGCCTATCACTTGGAGATTTTCAGCACCCCATTATCTCAGAGTGCTAGAAAGATGCTTGTGTTCAAAACCATTCTGACAAAACTCTACTTGAAGTGAGAAAGCACATACTTCTCTGTCTGTGGCAGCAATTAGGTGGATAATTACAACAGTCTAAATTCTTTCATACTGGCTCCCTCCCACtcaccttcctcttccttcaagCGTAacctgcttttaaaatacatttagaaATCTGTCTATTTGAATCTGTTTGAAAATGGAGTTATTTCCTGCACAGTTTATGAGCCATTTACTAATGTGCTCCTACAAGGTCATTAGTCCCACAGAAATCTCACATGTGGGACCAAGCAGATCGAGTATTGTCTGCTTCCTGCCCTGTGTTAAATAGCCTCTAGGTAATACTGTCACCTTGCTGCTTGGCTGCTCGTGATGATGAGCTTTGTGTCCAAGAGATCGGGGATGACAGGTTAGGTTGTCCAAAAAGATGATAACAACTTGGTAGATCATAGACCCTCAGGCAGATACACCCCCTTTCTCTCTATCCAGGAGGCTGCTTCTCTTTCACTAACACCCAGCATTAATGCAGCAACTTCTCAGTTGTCCCCACAGCAAGAGCACAGCAAAAGCACATATTGACAGTGATCACATCTCACTATATTCTTAGTCAAGTTAATCACTTGCAATACAATGTTTGGGTTAATCTCTTCTTTTAACTGAAGTCAGGATGTTTGCTGACATCTACAGATAAAAGCCTAGAGAAATTGTCAGTTTAAGAGAGATACTCTAGAGCTacataaaattttcttttaattacagaaTTGCAAATGCAAACCCATAAATATAACAAAACTACAGTTTTGCTTTAGCTATTACTCTGGTGCAGCAGTGATTCATTATTTATATTCCAAGAAAAGAGATGcttcttttaattattaaatatttttctgcctgCATAACAAAAGACCCCTGGTAAATCCTACAATATCCAGTTTGCCTCTGAAAAGTTACCTTAactatatttttatgtatagaTATATAATTTTACATTTGTGTCATATAAATATGCACGTGTGTGACAAACACATCAAGCGTGTAGAATTAGAAGGCATTTTTTCCTATGTTCTCCAAATTCAGTACTGGAAAATACTTTTccacagtgaaaatatttttcagtttgttttactttttagcTTCCTATAAACAGTCTGAATGTTGTCTTTCCTGTATTGCTTTAAAACAGCTGACTTTGAAATGCgttgagtaaaaaaaaaataataataaatctgcgtgtttctgctgtatttaaataaatcaaaatgcatttcaagcaattcagaaaaacatacacaaaatagaaatgagagTCTTTTAGAAGGTAGCATTATCAGTGAAGATGCTGCACAAAATATTCTTCATGTAAGCTTGAGTGAGGGTTAAAACAAAAGTATCACAGTAGAATGATCTAATCAGAGatcctgcagagctcagaaaaGATGAAGTTGGATCCATCTAATTGCTATTATTTTACTTCTGAACTGGataatatttttgtcttctatTATATTCTATATTTTTATGATTATAACAGTTCTGAATTTCTTGTGCATATATAGTACATTTCTACTTTTGTCATACACCAGTAACTGGAGGATAAAGTCTGAACATACTATACAGAACTCAGGGCAGAACTTCAAGTGCTAATAACTAAAGCTGGCATTAGAAAAGCAGGCAAGGATACCACATTTCTGACTTTATCCTCAATTATACCTCCCCAGCTGAAAAATATTCATGAGTGTACATATAACTAATTTTAATTAGTGGTCCAATAGAAATAAAAGATCCcattaaacaagcaaaaaacctTGGCAACATATGCTGTCATTATGCTCTAGTGCTTAACCCCCATATTTCAAACACTGATTGGCTGAAGGACATTAAGATCTCAACTGTAAGCAGTTCTTTCTGTACAGATTAAACCTTTCCTATTCATATTGCAGTACAGGGCTTACTTAGTTTTGTGTTAGTTTATAGCACTCGTAGGAAGACCATTTTTAAAGAGCATTCCCAGCCATGTGTTCAACTAGAGTTCATGTAAGAATTGTCTAGACAATTGAATTTGTCTAGCCTCTTGCATCTGTACAGTTTATGCACCGTGGTTAAACTGAATGAGGAGCATTACCTGAAGATTGGCAGTACCAGTTTTCCTGTATTACCATTATTCCTTGCCACCCTACCAGCAAAAGCACTCAGAGCAAACCAGATGCTGAAATCACAGGAGAgacaaaagcagctgaagaatTTCCAGTACAcctcagcagcagtgaagaaagCACTGGCAGCTGGTCCCAGCTAGCCAATGATGAAGACAATCCTGACGATACAAGTAGCTACTTACAACTCAGCGAACGATCTCTGAGGTACGAATACTGTCTATTCTTAGTATGCATTATACTTTAATCAATCAAGCCTATGACTTGATTAGCATGTGTCAGGAATGAGGAGTAATAGCTCAAGATTTACTGAGAATACTATAAAGGAAGATCAGATGATGAAAAAAGCAGCCACATCCTGATTTTAAACCAGGTCTTTGTATTGGTAAGCAATTAGATTGAGTCAATGAAAGCACGTTCTTGCTCAACCCTGTGCAAGTGCCTCAGTCCTACAGTGAAGGGCTACCAAATAAACTAATTGTTGTGgcctttcctttgctttatttgctACTATTTCCACCATGCTTATCATGGCATCTGCTTAGCTGAGACTGCTGTTCCCAGCAAGTATCTGTGCAGTTAAGGAACAAGTAGCACCCTGATCTGCATAGACCAGCATGGGGAACAGCTTGAAAGAGAAGGGCTGAACTTGCCCTGAGTAGGCATGAATTCCAGTGCCCCTATTGCACTGTAGTGCGTTCCTCCTTAAGTCAGGATGTGTTTAAAGATGTTACATGTACTCCAGGGACTAGATAAAGCGATGTTAGTTTGACTTCACAAACTTCCACAACTTCAAATTGAGCAAGGTCTTTTCTTCACACGAtcttaaattacatttttaaatactctCAAGTAATTACATCTTTCCTGTGCATATTAggacagaaagaagagaagagagtaTGGTAATGaagcaagaaaaaggaagtCTGTTAGAAATCACTGTTGGCTAGcaggaaaaatactgaacaaaGCATGTCTGTCAGTATGAGTGAACATTTATCTCATTATTCTAGTATCAATCCTTTGACAATATCAGGTTATAGAGAGGTAATGCATTGTGCCAATGAGCTAAAGCTCATTGAAACAAAGTGTTACAACAAACCTGAACACGTGGCATTCTGATACTGACTCAAAAACCTGATAGAGAAAAGAACTGTCTGGTCAATCCCTCAGATGTAAGGAAAAACACTtagtttcttttctaaaataaattaagtGGCAAGGCTTACTTAACACACAGAACA
It includes:
- the LOC125697344 gene encoding A-kinase anchor protein SPHKAP isoform X4; amino-acid sequence: MQEVPEHQGNSTDSSGSSLGSTVTACKKILCSNSLLESTDYWLQNQRTPCQIGFLEDKSESNCASVCFVNLDANRDDCSNEQVKQKLISISPNLPKLISSMNVQPPKENEIVLLSGLTSGNLQADYEVPQCPWQADVCLVQCAKGDRKNSASCIIFEINKFLIGLELVQERQLQIEAHVSKPEDDTNCSVSSIEEDFLTASEHLEEENEADEYKTAAHEKISVSEASSDVRKNKGKGFESLHCRKARLPLILEGNCINEDNTASKVSEAVHIVAEDGTSQPEDKPEQDILCQKELVGRATSSLSTEDSCSVSVLDASLTKMAKEELGPLYDSTAKPNSKAEVEDCAGVRKSDPPLQNKQAATGQYATNLAESVLQDAFIRLSQSQPTFSEEAAVSISVGSSCKSKDASASRSWNELPKIVIVQSPDSSENVPEWPGSAFPNLCHWTETESSEVSDYFEDDHSNRHSQSALEMALACAATVIGTISSPQAAEKFRRDQEAADSKSETGDNEDLHTDSSQLLEDCTSTEYSFPSALCGMTQVASAVAVCGLGETKEEKYPATSSGLLSAAQTSAAITLHCSIAVGSSMEKLNDSIAEALLKEASIILTKPNTYKNVGHFMESINGRIIETAARPRIPHSDEVIRDELAQNLSNIILRHSIEEVRKKRELQSRSENSSSTQDIFMETANELLFNVIYFTCKKINDIRQVEECSPLFSEGLKGKKVTRVEEWPTQATACETSHRPLDHSAIKPFGTSYNASRDTENGINVKKVSMRDANSNESATLNSELTSKAIGHNALVAKTSPKKRYLKRTTRDCYKSPNQGNIQKKRDYRSFSDRESTFANSECRHGVQEQLSSSVAMNAENQAKHKCDAVLSDEVQVSLSLLGNHVLLPSQPALQVKNTRDKYCITDFAEELAETVVSMATEIAAICLENSNGKQPWFCAWKRGNEYLVTQSISCRTMKRKKETHANGSVVRKHRAPRLSEIKRKTDEHPELKERLMNRVVDESINLEDTPDSVNIFANEVAAKIMNLTELSVVDSIWQGPNHPRNRLHCERWSRAKASSCESIPEEDTDSKASVNTLGLMNAFGQPVSQTSSVSKQSSCESITDEFSRFMVNQMENEGRGFDLLLDYYAGKNANNILTSALQQVAKKNGHLNVRPSCPSKQSSTESITEEFYRYMLKEIEKENKDNASSPRNSKDWCGSLLPPSLRSPFCFRQSSVPDGRSSGSRLTVNIPVKANSLDGFAQHHQDSLSVQPVSTVASSGLCKSDSCLYQRCKTDQITDMLIHETWASSIESLMRKNKIITDEAEVAEADHFHSDSPPHVQQYANRLAANIVESGKNLIVVQQDAFDSASQEHMLESKHPQSATRIQVEPKRDEINLDEQKEHVKNPECLPAGQHREVPLIQIETDQRDESDKDSESLTLHELSEREHQGKEKPPEAYTGKHMVSSTLLNSKSTQSKPDAEITGETKAAEEFPVHLSSSEESTGSWSQLANDEDNPDDTSSYLQLSERSLSNGNSSTTSSLGIMDLEIYQENMPPSPMINDLAEEKVFLKEQTDNTEESTSGLSVGTANYQKELLVINFDLEPECPNAELRATLQWIAASELGIPTIYFKKSQENRIEKFLDVVQLVQRKSWKVGDIFHAVVQYCKLSEESKEKTPSLFDWLLELG
- the LOC125697344 gene encoding A-kinase anchor protein SPHKAP isoform X5, with the translated sequence MTKLLLFLLQKLISISPNLPKLISSMNVQPPKENEIVLLSGLTSGNLQADYEVPQCPWQADVCLVQCAKGDRKNSASCIIFEINKFLIGLELVQERQLQIEAHVSKPEDDTNCSVSSIEEDFLTASEHLEEENEADEYKTAAHEKISVSEASSDVRKNKGKGFESLHCRKARLPLILEGNCINEDNTASKVSEAVHIVAEDGTSQPEDKPEQDILCQKELVGRATSSLSTEDSCSVSVLDASLTKMAKEELGPLYDSTAKPNSKAEVEDCAGVRKSDPPLQNKQAATGQYATNLAESVLQDAFIRLSQSQPTFSEEAAVSISVGSSCKSKDASASRSWNELPKIVIVQSPDSSENVPEWPGSAFPNLCHWTETESSEVSDYFEDDHSNRHSQSALEMALACAATVIGTISSPQAAEKFRRDQEAADSKSETGDNEDLHTDSSQLLEDCTSTEYSFPSALCGMTQVASAVAVCGLGETKEEKYPATSSGLLSAAQTSAAITLHCSIAVGSSMEKLNDSIAEALLKEASIILTKPNTYKNVGHFMESINGRIIETAARPRIPHSDEVIRDELAQNLSNIILRHSIEEVRKKRELQSRSENSSSTQDIFMETANELLFNVIYFTCKKINDIRQVEECSPLFSEGLKGKKVTRVEEWPTQATACETSHRPLDHSAIKPFGTSYNASRDTENGINVKKVSMRDANSNESATLNSELTSKAIGHNALVAKTSPKKRYLKRTTRDCYKSPNQGNIQKKRDYRSFSDRESTFANSECRHGVQEQLSSSVAMNAENQAKHKCDAVLSDEVQVSLSLLGNHVLLPSQPALQVKNTRDKYCITDFAEELAETVVSMATEIAAICLENSNGKQPWFCAWKRGNEYLVTQSISCRTMKRKKETHANGSVVRKHRAPRLSEIKRKTDEHPELKERLMNRVVDESINLEDTPDSVNIFANEVAAKIMNLTELSVVDSIWQGPNHPRNRLHCERWSRAKASSCESIPEEDTDSKASVNTLGLMNAFGQPVSQTSSVSKQSSCESITDEFSRFMVNQMENEGRGFDLLLDYYAGKNANNILTSALQQVAKKNGHLNVRPSCPSKQSSTESITEEFYRYMLKEIEKENKDNASSPRNSKDWCGSLLPPSLRSPFCFRQSSVPDGRSSGSRLTVNIPVKANSLDGFAQHHQDSLSVQPVSTVASSGLCKSDSCLYQRCKTDQITDMLIHETWASSIESLMRKNKIITDEAEVAEADHFHSDSPPHVQQYANRLAANIVESGKNLIVVQQDAFDSASQEHMLESKHPQSATRIQVEPKRDEINLDEQKEHVKNPECLPAGQHREVPLIQIETDQRDESDKDSESLTLHELSEREHQGKEKPPEAYTGKHMVSSTLLNSKSTQSKPDAEITGETKAAEEFPVHLSSSEESTGSWSQLANDEDNPDDTSSYLQLSERSLSNGNSSTTSSLGIMDLEIYQENMPPSPMINDLAEEKVFLKEQTDNTEESTSGLSVGTANYQKELLVINFDLEPECPNAELRATLQWIAASELGIPTIYFKKSQENRIEKFLDVVQLVQRKSWKVGDIFHAVVQYCKLSEESKEKTPSLFDWLLELG